DNA sequence from the Terriglobia bacterium genome:
CACGGGGACATCGGCTTGCGGATACGCATGGCACAGCACTGACCATGTGCCGTGGTCCAGTCCCCAGGTTTCGTCCAGGTTCACCGGCAAAGGCGCCAGCAGTTTTTGCACGCGCCGCGCCAGTGCGGGATCGCCCGGCGCGGGATACTTCACCTGGTAAAGCTCGCCGGGGAACCCGCCAAAGTCATGGATGGTCCTCGGCGCCGTGGTCACCGTCACGCCGGTTTCGGGAACGAACCAGTGCGCGGAAATACTGAGCACGGCCCTGGGGCGCGGCAGCGCCTCGCCAATCCGCTTCCAGGCTTCCGTGTAAGGGTTGTGCTGGAGAGCGTTCATGGGATTGCCATGACCAAAAAAAATCGCGGGCAGCGTTGCAGGCATGTTCTCACCCTTTCCCAACATCAATTGCGTGTCTTGCAGATTGGATGCGACCCGGCTCCGCGAAGGTGCAACGACGCGCCTGGTGGGAGGCTTAAGGAGTGAGGTAAAAGGGGACCGTGCGTTGTTTGAAAGTCAGCCAAAATCCCGGCGATTGCATCGTTGCCGAACCTGCGATCCTCTGAGCGCCGGAGGCGCGAAATGAGTTAGCCCAGGCCGGAAGGCCTGGGTAAGGAGGTTATTCAGGATGCAAGCCCCGGAGGGGCGGCACTAAGTTGTTGCGAAACCCGCGAAGCTCCCAGCGCCGTAGGCGCGATGACAAGTTAGCCCACCCTGAGGCGAGCGAACGCGAAGCCGTAAGGGTGGGTAGGTGGCAAAATGATTTCGAGCGCCGTAGGTGCGACACATAAATGCGCCGCAGTTCGTGATGCGCGCGGACGACTATGTTCCAGCGCCGCAGGCGCGAAATAATGGTAGCCCAGGCCGTCAGGCCTGGGTTCGCTTGTTGGGAAAGCACGAGCCCCGGAGGGGCGGCACTGCGCTAGTCCCCGGCCGCGGCTTCTTGCTCGAATCCCGCCGTTTGGCTGGGGCTGCACGACGCGCATTTCTTATCGCGACAGAGAAAGGCGGCAGTGATGGAGTGCTTGAACACCAGGTGCTCCTGCTCCGCGGTCTCCAGCACCAGCGAGTACTTGTCGAACGACTGGACCATGCCTGAGACCTTCAAGCCATGGAGCAGGTAGACGGTAACGTGCCGCCGGCTCTGGAGAGCAGCGCCAAAAAAAGATTCCTGGATAGTGACTGCTGACATAAATAATGCAACGGCGGCTCGCCGGACCCTGCGGCAGCCGATAGAAATTTGGTTCGCCCCCCAAAATAGTGCTGCTTCATCCATCTGTCCAATATATAATTAGACTTCAGTTCATAGGTTCTAACTATGGAAGTCCATCAGCTCCGGTATTTCTGCGCCGTGGCCGAAACGGGGTCTTTTACCCGCGCGGCGGAGCGCGAACAAGTCGCCCAGCCCTCGCTTTCCCAGCAGATCATGAAGCTGGAGGAAGAGCTGGGCGTGCGTCTGTTTGACCGCCTGGGACGCAGCGTCCGCCTGACCGATCTGGGACAGATCTTCCTGCCTCGCGCCCGCGCCATTCTGATGGAGCTGCGCGCCGCCAAGGAAGAGGTCGCGGAAAAGCAATCCAGCGTCTCCGGGCCGGTGAGCGTCGGCGTGATCCCCACCATCGCTCCGTATTTTCTGCCGTCGCGCATCGCGCTGTTCCTGCGCAAGTATCCCCGCGCCGCCATCACCGTCACCGAAGACGTGACCGTCCGCCTGATTGACCGCTTGCGCGCCGGGTTGGTGGACCTGGCCATCATGGCCCTGCCCGCGCGCGGGCATGATCTGGAATGTTTCCCGCTGCGCACCGAGCGGCTGTACGCCATCCTGCCCAAGAACCACGCGCTGGGACGCAAGCGCACCGTTCTGCTCAAGGAGTTGCGCCACGAGCCGTTCCTGCTGTTGCGCGAAGACCATTGTTTTCGCGAAACCGCCATTGAGGTCTGCAAGCAGGCGCGCGTGATGCCGCAAATTGTTTTTGAAAGCGGCCAGTTTTCCAGCATTCTGGCCATGGTGGGCGCCGGGCTGGGAATTTCCATTGTGCCGGAGATGGCCCTGGTGCACCGTCCGGACTGCACCTCAGTCCTCATCGCCGACGAGCGCGCCTCGCGCACCATCGGCGTGGCCACGCTCAAAGGCCGCTTCCTCAGCCGGGTGCAACGCGCCTTCCTCACCCAGTTGCAGACGGACAGCCACGCTCATGGGCATGGTCACGGCCACGGTCGCGCCAAAAGCGCCTCTCGCTTGAAAGCGAACTCGCCGCAAAAAGTGCTGGTTCCGTAACGCGGGGTCACCCGGATTCAGACTGCTTCGCGGTTTACTTTCTTCCTGCCGCTTCCACACTGCGCGTGGGATCGGCGCCCTGCCATGTCACGTCCGCCGTGGGCCCGTAGTTGGAAACCACTCGCTTTCCCAGCAAACGCAGATAGACGCTCAACTGTGTGCGATGGTGCGCGGTGTGCAGCACCCGCCGCCAGAAAACCCATATGCGCTGGCGCTGCACGTCAAAGAAGGGAACAACTTCCAGCCACCAGGTCTGGTCGCACGCCGCCAAACGGTCCAGCCGAGGCTTGCATAGCTCTTCCTGGCGCCGGCAAAAACCTTGCGGTGTGAGCTCCTGCGGCATCAACCCCGCGGGCTCGGGTTCGCCGGGCAGGCCGATGAACTCGGCAAAGAAGCGCCGCTCAGACAGCAACTGGTGCTTCATGATCTCCAGCACGCTGCTGGAACGGTCAGCGGGCTTGAAGCTCATGTCCGGCGGAGCGAACTCCCGCCACACGCTGACGACCTTGCTGGTTTCGCTGGCGTAGGTGTCCAGTAGATGTTGAAAGATGGGGTTGGAAGCGCGCGGCACCGCGGACTCAGGGACCGCGGTGTACTCATATTGCATGGGCATGGCGGCGTACCTCAAGCGGAGACTATGCTGCTCTCCCAATAGAACTCAAGTCAAACGGAATTCCTGCCTGGCGGAACTTTCCGCAAGAATCGAGAAATTTGCCGAAGCGCGAGGGACAAACCTGTAATCTAGTAGAGAGTCTTCCCCCGGAGTGTGCGCTTGGCGAACCCCAACGATAAGAACCCCACCGATAAGAAAAAGAAATCATCCGCTCAGCATCTGAAGTCCGCCTTGCCGTTGATCCGGGAACTGATTCGCCCGCGGCGCGGGCTGCTGGCGCTGAGCTTTGGCGTATTGGTGATTGGGAGGCTGGCCGGCCTGGTGCTGCCCGCGTCCACCAAATACCTGATTGATGACGTGATTGGCAAGCATCGTTCGGACATGCTGCTGCCCTTGGTGGCGGTGGTGATTACCGCCACCTTGATCCAGGGCGTGTCTTCCTTTTCCATGACGCAACTGCTCTCCAAGGAAGCCCAGCGCCTGATCACCGAGATGCGGCGGCGCGTGCAGGAGCACGTGGGACGCCTGTCGTTGAGTTACTACGACGCCAACAAGACCGGCGCACTGGTTTCGCGCATCATGAATGACGTGGAAGGCGTGCGCAACCTCATCGGCACCGGCCTGGTGGAGTTCTGCGGCGGCGTGCTGACGGCCGTTCTGGCCCTGGGCTTTCTGCTCCGAATCAATGCCCGCATGACCGTGGTGGCCCTCAGCTTCCTGGTGGCTCTCATGGTCGCACTGGGACGCGCGTTCAAGGTGATCCGGCCGATTTTTCGCGAGCGGTCAAAGATCAGCGCGGAAGTCACCGGACGCCTCACCGAATCCCTCGGCGGCGTCCGCGTAGTGAAGGGCTACCATGCGGAAGAGCGTGAAGCCCAGGTGTTTGCCACGGGAGCGCAGCGCCTGCTGGACAACGTGCTCAAGACCCTGACCGCCACTTCGCTCATGGGGCTTTCTTCCACGGTGATGATCGGCATTGTCAGCTCCATCATCATGTACTTCGGCGCCAGCCAGGTCCTGGGCGGACACATGACCACCGGCGGACTCTTCAGTTACACCATGTTCATCGGTTTTTTGATTGCCCCTGTGGCGCAGATTGCCGCCATCGGAACGCAAATCACGGAAGCTCTGGCCGGCCTGGACCGCACGCGCGAAGTGCTCAACGAAGCCCGTGAAGACCAGGACCCGCAGCGCACACTCATTTTGCCGGAACCCATCCAGGGCGAGATTGCTTTCGAACACGTGGACTTTTCCTACGAACCGGGCAAGCCCGTGCTGGACGACGTGAGCTTTTCGTCGCGGCCCGGTACCGTCACCGCGCTGGTCGGGTCGTCGGGCTCGGGCAAGTCCACGATGATCGGTCTGGTGGCGGCGTTTTACAAACCAACTTCCGGACGCGTCCTGGTGGATGGCGTTGATCTCAGCCAGGTGCGTCTCAGCTCCTATCGCGGCGCTTTGGGTGTGGTGTTGCAGGATTCTTTTCTCTTCGACGGCAGCATCCGCGAGAACATCGCTTTCTCGCGCCCGGACGCCACCGAAGACCAGATCATGCAGGCCTGCCGCATCGCCCACGTGGACGAGTTCGCCGAACGCTTTCCCGAAAAGTACGCGACCATCATCGGCGAGCGTGGCGTGAAACTTTCGGGCGGACAGAAGCAGCGGGTGTCCATCGCCCGCGCCGTGCTGGCTGATCCGCGCATCCTGATCCTGGACGAAGCCACGTCGAGCCTCGATTCCGAATCGGAAGCCTACATCCAGCAGGGCCTCAAATATCTAATGGAAGGCCGCACGACGTTTGTCATCGCCCACCGCTTGTCCACTATCCGCCAGGCCGACCAGATTCTGGTGGTGGAAGCCGGCAAGATCGTAGAGCGCGGCAAGCACGAACATCTCTTGGCGCTCAAAGGCCGCTACCACGATCTCTACATGCGCCAGCACGGCCTGGAAACCA
Encoded proteins:
- a CDS encoding DinB family protein; the protein is MPMQYEYTAVPESAVPRASNPIFQHLLDTYASETSKVVSVWREFAPPDMSFKPADRSSSVLEIMKHQLLSERRFFAEFIGLPGEPEPAGLMPQELTPQGFCRRQEELCKPRLDRLAACDQTWWLEVVPFFDVQRQRIWVFWRRVLHTAHHRTQLSVYLRLLGKRVVSNYGPTADVTWQGADPTRSVEAAGRK
- a CDS encoding ABC transporter ATP-binding protein/permease, translated to MRLANPNDKNPTDKKKKSSAQHLKSALPLIRELIRPRRGLLALSFGVLVIGRLAGLVLPASTKYLIDDVIGKHRSDMLLPLVAVVITATLIQGVSSFSMTQLLSKEAQRLITEMRRRVQEHVGRLSLSYYDANKTGALVSRIMNDVEGVRNLIGTGLVEFCGGVLTAVLALGFLLRINARMTVVALSFLVALMVALGRAFKVIRPIFRERSKISAEVTGRLTESLGGVRVVKGYHAEEREAQVFATGAQRLLDNVLKTLTATSLMGLSSTVMIGIVSSIIMYFGASQVLGGHMTTGGLFSYTMFIGFLIAPVAQIAAIGTQITEALAGLDRTREVLNEAREDQDPQRTLILPEPIQGEIAFEHVDFSYEPGKPVLDDVSFSSRPGTVTALVGSSGSGKSTMIGLVAAFYKPTSGRVLVDGVDLSQVRLSSYRGALGVVLQDSFLFDGSIRENIAFSRPDATEDQIMQACRIAHVDEFAERFPEKYATIIGERGVKLSGGQKQRVSIARAVLADPRILILDEATSSLDSESEAYIQQGLKYLMEGRTTFVIAHRLSTIRQADQILVVEAGKIVERGKHEHLLALKGRYHDLYMRQHGLETNLFLAPGEGDKVEEATASGRGGAGDPDAISLIRGGGSSL
- the hfq gene encoding RNA chaperone Hfq, yielding MSAVTIQESFFGAALQSRRHVTVYLLHGLKVSGMVQSFDKYSLVLETAEQEHLVFKHSITAAFLCRDKKCASCSPSQTAGFEQEAAAGD
- a CDS encoding LysR family transcriptional regulator, which encodes MEVHQLRYFCAVAETGSFTRAAEREQVAQPSLSQQIMKLEEELGVRLFDRLGRSVRLTDLGQIFLPRARAILMELRAAKEEVAEKQSSVSGPVSVGVIPTIAPYFLPSRIALFLRKYPRAAITVTEDVTVRLIDRLRAGLVDLAIMALPARGHDLECFPLRTERLYAILPKNHALGRKRTVLLKELRHEPFLLLREDHCFRETAIEVCKQARVMPQIVFESGQFSSILAMVGAGLGISIVPEMALVHRPDCTSVLIADERASRTIGVATLKGRFLSRVQRAFLTQLQTDSHAHGHGHGHGRAKSASRLKANSPQKVLVP